The Microterricola viridarii nucleotide sequence GCCACCGACTCGTGAGTGGCAAGCGCTCCAGACCCTGACTCCGCTGTCCCCTGGCCGGCGCCCCGGGCCCGGTGCACCCGCGCGCGCCAGTGCAGTAACGCGGCGCCGAGCAGCAGTGACAGTGCCGAGCCGGTCAACACGCCGAGCGCGCCTTGGTCCATGAGCTGGGGCTGCCCCGCGAAAGCGAGCTGATTCATGAGCAGGGCAACGGTGAATCCGAGCCCACCGGTCACGGCGATCGCAATGAGGTCACCGAACTCGATGCGAGCGGCCCCTGTGCGGCGGGCGAGCAACCCGCCGAGCAGGCCGCCGATCGTGATGCCGACCGCCTTGCCGACGGGCAACGCCACTGCAAGTGCGAGGAAGACCGGGCTCAACTCGTCGAGCTGCGGGATCGGCACGAGCGCGGCCGAGAATGCGAAGAGCGGGAGCACGATGGCGTTCGACCACGGCTGCAGATGGTGGGCGGCCGATAGTCCCCAGCGAACAGGGAGCGCCAGCCCGAGAGCCACACCGGTCAAAGTCGCGTGCACGCCGGACTGCAGCACGGCGTACCAACACAGCACCGCGAGGCCACCGAGCAGTGTGCCGATGGCGACAGGCGAGCGGCCAAGACGCCTGGCGAGCACGGCGAAGCAGACCACCAGCAGTGCGGCGGCCGCGAGTGCCGCACCGTTCACGTCGTTGGAGAAGAGTACGGCGATCAGAATGATGCCGATGAGGTCGTCGAGCACTGCGAGTGCGAGCAAGAAGACTCGCAGGTTCGAGGGAAGGCCGCGGCCGAACACGGCCAGCAGCCCGAGGGCGAACGCAATGTCCGTGGCTGTCGGGATCGGCCAACCCTCGACCGCGGTGCCGCCGCCGATCACGAGGTAGAGCACGGCCGGCCCTGCCACCCCGAAGACCGCGCCGATCAGCGGAACAGCCGCCTTTCGCGGCGTGTTCAGCTGGCCGAGGGTGAGCTCATTCTTCAGCTCGGCCGCGACGATGAAGAAGAACACCACGAGCAGCGCATCGGCGACCCATCCGCCGAGTGTCAGGTCGATCCCGAGTGGGGCCACGGCGAGTGGATGGAACTTCACCGCGAGGGCTGCTCCCGCGAGCTGGCTGTTCGCCAGAATCAGCCCGAGGGCCGCCGCAGAGAGCAGTATGACGGAGGAATGTCGGTCGGATCGGAATATCTCTCGAGTTGCAATCCGGATGCTCGCTGTCTGTATCATCGGGGATCACCATGACCAATCCTGTTGTAGTTACCGCTGTATTCACGCCCGCGCCCGGCCAGTTCGATGCCGTCCACGAGGCCCTGCTGCCCGCCATCGCGGCCGTGCATGAGGAGCCCGGTTGCGAGCTGTACGCCATCCACCGTGCTCCCGATGACACGATCGTGATGATTGAGAAGTGGGAGTCCGCCGAGCTCCTCGACTCCCACGGCGAGGGACCAGCCGTCGCCGCGCTGAACGCATCGCTCGCGGGCAGGCTTGCCCGCCCCGTTGAGGTGACGCGCCTCATTCCGCTGCCGGCCGGCACGGATCTTCAGGGCGTTCTCTGACGTCATATCTCCACCCGATAGTCAAGGGCCGGAGTCGTTCCGGCATCATGTGAGCGTTGTTGGTGCGGCCGTCTCGGACGACGCCAGACACGGGCACGTGGTGCGGGGCGAATCCGGCCCTTCTTCCTGCTCGCGTCGCGGTGCCATCGCAGGCCTCCCACCGGGCGCGCCCTGTGTCTGATCGCCCCAGTGTGCCATCAATTCATGATGACCATTGAATTGTTGACAATAGAACGCAACTGTGTTTGCATAGCGGTTCACCGGGTTCTGCGACGCCGTCGGCGAAACGGCAGCCGTCGGGCCGCGGACGCGTAACAAAGCTATGGAAATAGAATGGTATCGGTTACACTCTCACCGTCGCCACATTTTGACAGCAGTGCCGCATCGACCTTGTCGAGCGACACGCCCCCACTGACCGGTGCCATTGGCACCTCGATCGCAAAGGAGCGACCCATCGACGCTGACACCCAGATCGGGCGGGCCAGAGAGGCCGACGCCCCGGTCGCGCAGGCCACCACGCCCCGGAACCCGGTCGACAAGGCGCTGAAGGCCCTCGACCTGCTCCTGCAAGTCGCGGCGGTGATTCTGTTGGGCATGGTCACGTTCTCGGTGTCCTGGCAGGTCATCGCGCGCTACGTCACCTCGGTGTCGACCCCGTGGACCGTCGAACTGGCGTCGATCAGCTTCGTCTGGCTCGCGATGTTCGCCATCGCCCTCGGCGTGCGCCGCGGCCGCCACATGGTGCTCGACATCTGGGAGTACATCCGCGGCGGGCGCTGGCTGACAGTGCTCATCGACACCGTCGCCGCCCTCATTGTCGCCGGCGTGCTGCTCGCTCTGGTCTGGTTCGGCTTCGAGGCGCTTGGCCCGGCGTTCCGGCGCACCATGCCCGGTCTCGGCATCTCTTACGGTTTCCTCGCCCTCGCGGTGCCGGTCGGCAGCATTTTCGCGCTGATCTTCGCCATCGAGGCCTGGTGGCGCGTCCAGCGCGCGAAGCCGGATGAAGACCCGCTGGCGTTCCCGGTGATCTTCCAGCCCGCCGACACCGTGATCATCAAGGGAGAGATCTAATGGGTCCGCTGCTTCTGGGTAACTTCGGCATCACGATGCTGCTGCGCGTGCCGATCGGCTTCGCGCTGGCCGCGGCATCGCTGATCACGCTCTGGCTCGTCTCTGACGTTCCGCTCACGATCGGTGCACAGCGCATCGTCGCCGGCATCACGCCGTTCTCGCTGCTCGCCATCCCGCTGTTCATCCTGGCCGGCGGCATCATGAACGCCGGCGGCATCACCCGGCGTTTGCTCGACCTGGCCGATTCCATGGTCGGCGGCATGCGCGGCGGCCTGGCGCAGACGAACGTGCTCTCCTCGCTGTTCTTCGGCGGGATCTCGGGTTCGGCCGTCGCCGACGTCTCGAGCCTCGGCCGCATCCTCATTCCGGCCATGAAGGAGCGCAACTACAAAGCGGCCTTCTCCGCCGCGGTGACCGCGGCCGCGCCCGTCGTCGCGCCCATCATGCCGCCGAGCATCACGATGATCGTCTACGGCGTCGTCAGCGGAACCTCCATCGGCAAGTTGTTCTTCGCCGGGATCGTCCCCGCCGTTCTCTACATCGCCATGTTGATGGTCACCGTGCACCTGGTGGTGCGCAAGCAGGGCTTCACCGATGAGGCGATGATCGCCACGACGAACATCAACAACATCGGCAAGATGAAGCGGGCAGAGCGGCCGCAGTTCTGGGTGTCGCTGTACCGCGCCATCCCCGCCCTGATCCTGCCCGTCGTCATCTTGGCCGGCATCCGCTTCGGCCTGTTCACGCCGACTGAGGCCGCCGCAGTCGCCGTCGTGTACGCGCTCGCCGTCGGCTGGCTCGTCTACCGCGAACTCGACTTCAAGAAGCTCGTCCACTCGATGGCGGACTCCGCGCTCGTCGTCGGGCTGATCATGCTGGTGCTCGCCGCCGCACAGCTCTACTCCTGGGCGCTCACCTCCGGCAAGGTGCCGCAGGCCGCGGCCGAGGCCGTGTTCGGGATCACCGAGAACCCGATCATCCTGCTCGCCCTGCTGAACGTGCTCCTGCTCATTGCCGGAATGTTCATCGAGGCCAACGCCGCGCTGATCATCCTCACCCCGATCCTGCTCCCCGTCGCACTCTCAATCGGCGTCGACCCGGTGCACCTCGGCGTCATCATCGTCGTCAACCTCGGAATCGGCCTCGTGACACCGCCCGTCGGCATCGCGCTGATGCTCTCGGCCGAAATAGCCAAGGTGCCGATGGTCCAGGCGGTGAAGG carries:
- a CDS encoding TRAP transporter large permease → MGPLLLGNFGITMLLRVPIGFALAAASLITLWLVSDVPLTIGAQRIVAGITPFSLLAIPLFILAGGIMNAGGITRRLLDLADSMVGGMRGGLAQTNVLSSLFFGGISGSAVADVSSLGRILIPAMKERNYKAAFSAAVTAAAPVVAPIMPPSITMIVYGVVSGTSIGKLFFAGIVPAVLYIAMLMVTVHLVVRKQGFTDEAMIATTNINNIGKMKRAERPQFWVSLYRAIPALILPVVILAGIRFGLFTPTEAAAVAVVYALAVGWLVYRELDFKKLVHSMADSALVVGLIMLVLAAAQLYSWALTSGKVPQAAAEAVFGITENPIILLALLNVLLLIAGMFIEANAALIILTPILLPVALSIGVDPVHLGVIIVVNLGIGLVTPPVGIALMLSAEIAKVPMVQAVKAVVPFLITGLIFLVLITYVPQISLWLPGLLMP
- a CDS encoding putative quinol monooxygenase — its product is MTNPVVVTAVFTPAPGQFDAVHEALLPAIAAVHEEPGCELYAIHRAPDDTIVMIEKWESAELLDSHGEGPAVAALNASLAGRLARPVEVTRLIPLPAGTDLQGVL
- a CDS encoding TRAP transporter small permease, which translates into the protein MSSDTPPLTGAIGTSIAKERPIDADTQIGRAREADAPVAQATTPRNPVDKALKALDLLLQVAAVILLGMVTFSVSWQVIARYVTSVSTPWTVELASISFVWLAMFAIALGVRRGRHMVLDIWEYIRGGRWLTVLIDTVAALIVAGVLLALVWFGFEALGPAFRRTMPGLGISYGFLALAVPVGSIFALIFAIEAWWRVQRAKPDEDPLAFPVIFQPADTVIIKGEI
- a CDS encoding Na+/H+ antiporter NhaA; the encoded protein is MIQTASIRIATREIFRSDRHSSVILLSAAALGLILANSQLAGAALAVKFHPLAVAPLGIDLTLGGWVADALLVVFFFIVAAELKNELTLGQLNTPRKAAVPLIGAVFGVAGPAVLYLVIGGGTAVEGWPIPTATDIAFALGLLAVFGRGLPSNLRVFLLALAVLDDLIGIILIAVLFSNDVNGAALAAAALLVVCFAVLARRLGRSPVAIGTLLGGLAVLCWYAVLQSGVHATLTGVALGLALPVRWGLSAAHHLQPWSNAIVLPLFAFSAALVPIPQLDELSPVFLALAVALPVGKAVGITIGGLLGGLLARRTGAARIEFGDLIAIAVTGGLGFTVALLMNQLAFAGQPQLMDQGALGVLTGSALSLLLGAALLHWRARVHRARGAGQGTAESGSGALATHESVAAGDAPAHG